The following are encoded together in the Salvia hispanica cultivar TCC Black 2014 chromosome 6, UniMelb_Shisp_WGS_1.0, whole genome shotgun sequence genome:
- the LOC125195095 gene encoding uncharacterized protein LOC125195095, which produces MASLTAGNLLKLLQSMNSNTKVRTTAAPSSRGGKNVNVIVPANCGDDTSNGSRVGSDKASQRFSSSGSLKHRSVSAAGRKAVVAERDPSPAAKSGKRSLKGTRVGSNKVSQRFSSLGSLKQRSVLAAGRKVVVAERDPSPTAKSGKTSSSPAIILPSRYRQPSPTAGRRQASPIVARRMSLSPARWLSSGLRASPAVDSSGRKKMANIAAGISKVSALVGNGRPPSKKHWDDRPASGGSGGSSEHKEKNSAMSKIDLQAFLRTQAAISRRLSDEKSESPKEKPNGAVPVITIHEKKWTDGSVSLDVVTSGLAKLGKESMQRRRIASIAAAEALEGAMATESVVGNLSMFSDLVAMSKPENPLPTMDRFMSIYEDALKSTSDVESIFGSHSSSRSTDFTTEKQPKPNKLWVEAALATNLEVVSLLTNEEYDGLSKGEQISTRRLSISEPAKKLSLPSVVGTWTRCMGMNETVELGKNLLSEMQMWFVRFVEKSLDAGFRVFGKSATSSSGGLDCGPMATILSQLK; this is translated from the exons ATGGCCTCTCTAACCGCCGGAAACCTCCTCAAGCTCCTCCAGTCGATGAATTCCAACACCAAAGTCCGGACCACCGCAGCCCCCTCCTCGAG GGGGGGGAAGAATGTTAATGTGATTGTTCCTGCAAATTGCGGAGATGATACCTCTAATGGTAGTAGAGTTGGATCGGATAAGGCCTCGCAAAGGTTTTCGTCGTCGGGGTCGCTGAAGCACAGATCGGTATCAGCAGCTGGGAGGAAAGCTGTGGTGGCGGAGAGGGATCCATCGCCGGCGGCCAAATCAGGGAAGAG GTCTCTCAAAGGTACTAGAGTTGGATCGAATAAGGTCTCCCAAAGGTTTTCGTCACTAGGGTCGCTGAAGCAGAGATCGGTATTAGCAGCGGGGAGAAAAGTTGTGGTAGCGGAGAGGGATCCATCGCCGACGGCCAAATCAGGGAAGACGTCCTCGTCGCCCGCGATAATATTGCCATCTAGGTACCGGCAGCCATCACCGACTGCTGGGAGGCGGCAGGCAAGCCCGATTGTGGCGAGGAGGATGTCGTTGTCTCCGGCTCGATGGCTCTCTAGCGGGCTTAGGGCATCACCGGCAGTGGACTCCTCggggaggaagaagatggcTAATATAGCTGCTGGAATTTCAAAGGTTTCTGCGCTTGTTGGGAATGGGAGACCTCCTAGTAAGAAACATTGGGATGATAGACCAGCATCgggcggcagcggcggctcTTCTGAACATAAAGAAAAGAATTCGGCTATGAGCAAAATCGATCTCCAGGCTTTCCTGAGGACACAG GCTGCTATATCGAGGCGTCTAAGCGATGAGAAATCTGAGAGTCCGAAGGAGAAACCAAATGGCGCGGTGCCAGTGATCACCATACATGAAAAGAAATGGACTGATGGCAGTGTTTCTCTTGATGTGGTTACTTCAGGTCTTGCTAAACTTGGGAAG GAATCTATGCAGAGGAGAAGAATTGCTTCAATAGCTGCTGCTGAAGCTTTAGAGGGAGCCATGGCAACTGAATCTGTTGTCGGAAACTTGAG CATGTTTTCTGATCTAGTAGCAATGTCAAAGCCTGAGAATCCTCTGCCTACTATGGACCGATTCATGTCCATTTACGAGGATGCCCTGAAATCAACATCAGATGTTGAGTCGATTTTCGGTAGCCACAGTTCGTCAAGAAGTACAGATTTTACAACTGAAAAGCAACCAAAACCCAACAAGCTTTGGGTGGAAGCTGCTTTGGCCACGAACCTTGAGGTTGTCTCCCTCCTCACAAACGAAGAATATGATGGCTTATCAAAAGGGGAGCAAATTTCAACGAGGAGGCTCTCTATCAGTGAACCTGCCAAGAAGTTGTCACTGCCATCAGTAGTCGGAACATGGACTCGATGCATGGGAATGAATGAAACTGTCGAGCTCGGTAAGAATTTGCTATCTGAGATGCAAATGTGGTTCGTGAGGTTTGTTGAGAAGTCCCTTGATGCTGGTTTTCGCGTATTCGGCAAGTCTGCTACTAGCAGTAGTGGAGGTCTCGACTGTGGCCCTATGGCCACGATTTTGTCTCAGCTAAAATGA